GGATGCCCATAGGCGCCAGTTCCACGGCCATAGCCCGCGTCAACCCCTCGATAGCCGTTTTGCTGGCCGAGTACGCCACCACATACGGAAGGCCATATTGGGCAGCCATGGAGCTGATATTTACGATGTTGCCCTGCCCCTGTTCCTTCATCACCTTGCCGGCTTCCCGGCTGATGGAGAAAACGCTGTGCAGGTTGGTTTGCAGGATTTGGTTGAATTCGGCGTCACTGACCTCCAGCAGGGGTTTTTTCATATTGATCCCCGCGTTGTTCACCAGGACGTCGATCCGGCCTGCTGCCTCCTGCACCTGCCGGACGGCCCCGGGGATATCCTCCAGGCGCGACAGGTCCAAAACGAGTTCCCGGGCTTGCGGCCCGAGTTCCTTGCAGGTTTTACGCGTTTTCTCCGGGTTGCGTCCCAGGACATAGCAAATGTGCCCTGCCTGGCAAAACTTTTTGGCGGTGGCATACCCCAATCCGGAGGTTGCGCCGGTAACAATGACTATTTTCTGTTTCATATTGTAAAATCTGTTATCTATAAAATGGCCCCAGCATCAATCCCATTGCGGGCGAATCCCGGGGGCATAAGGGAATTTCAGGTTTTTGTAATAGTTCAACGGATGTGCCGGAGGTTCCATCCCCTCCGGGAACTCCCTGCCGGAAAACGTCTGGAAGTACAACATACAGGCATCCTTCCACCACCGCGCTTCCTGCAACTGGATCCCCAGCCGCATCTCCACATCCCGGTAGGCCGCATCGGGTAGCAGGCCCTTCAGCCCCTGCCAGTCCGACAGCATCCCGGACACCGTGTCGATGCCTTCCTGGTATTTCAACCCGAGGCCCTCCCAGAGGGTATGTCCGTCACGCAATTTATAGTCCCAGGGAAGGTGGTGGAACCACAGCAGGAATTCCTCCGGACAGGTAGCCGGGTCCCCGTATCGCTCCGCGAGTTCCGGGGCGTACTGGGCCACTGCATTGCTCCCTGTGGAAGTCCGGTCGAACCCGATACCCAGCGAATCCGCCTGGTGGTAGTATACGGGGTTCCATTCCGGGCGGGAATGCTCGTCCACCCAGGGCCCCGGGCCGTAATGGTGGCTCGAGTCGAATATGTGATGAAGCCCCAGGGGCGTCATATAATTCACGACGGCCTCCCGGGAGCGCATCATCAGGGCCTGTACCCGGCTTACAACCACCGGGTTATTCCCGAAAGTTGCCCGGATCCATTCCTCGGCAATGTCTCCGCTGTCCAGGTTGGGGTCCCAGGCCAGCCTCCCGAAGCCGTACCAATCGGCCTGCCCGAAAGGGTGGCCCGTCCAGTTGATATCCGTCCCGATATTGGCTACCCCGGCCATCCCGCTCAACGGCTTGTCGTGCAGGCTGCCGTCCACTACCCGGGCCACCGTAGACCCCGGGCCCTCCCTGTACGTATCCGTTTGAAGGACTTCCTCGAACAGCCTGGGGAGGTAAACCAGGTGGGTGGCAAAGCCCAGGTATTCCTTGGTGATCTGGAATTCCGCAAGCATCGGGGTTTCCGGCATCGCCCCGAACAACGGGTGGACGGGCTCCCTGGGCTGGAAGTCGATCGGGCCGTTTTTTACCTGCAGCAAAACGTTTTCGCGAAATTTTCCATCCTCGGGCGCAAACTCCGTATACGCCTGCTTTGCCCGGTCGTCCGGGTCTTCTTCCGAATAGACAAAGGCCCGCCAGATCACATTCCCCCCGTATGGAGCCAGGGCGTCCGCCAACATGTTGGCACCTTCCCGGTGGGAGCGACCGTAATTCTGCGGCCCCGGCTGGCCCTCCGAATTCGCTTTGACCAGGAACCCCCCGAAATCCGGGATTTCGGCGTACAATTCTCCCGCTTTGGCCGCCCACCAGGCAATCACCCGGGGGTCGAGCGGGTCGGCAGTTTCGAGACCGCCAATCTCCATGGGGGCCGAAAACCGCGCTGTCAGATAAAGCCGGATCCCGTATGGGCGAAAGATATCGGCCAGGGCTTTGGCTTTTCGGATATACGGTGCCGTAAGTACGAGCGCATTCGAATTCACATTGGTCACCGCCGTGGCGTTGATCCCCACAGAGGCATTCGCCCGGGCGTAATCCGCATACCTGGGGTCCCGCAGCTCCGGGAGCGTATGCCAGTTGAAGATGGAGAAACCCGCATACCCCCGTTCCACTGTCCGGTCCAGGTTGTCCCAATGATTGAGCATCCGCAGTTTCGTCTTCGGCGCGTCCAGCAGGTCTATGCCATCCAGGGGCTGGTGGGTTTGCACCAGCCGGAGGAGCCGGTAGGCCCCATAGAGCAAACCGGCGTCATCTGCGGAGGTTAGCACAAGGTGCTTTTTCTCCCCGGCCCGGACTTGCCGGATCAGGAAACCTTCCGCAGGGATTTCAGGGCGATCCATTATTTCCCGGATAAAGCGGGGCAGCCTGTCCCAGGTGGCAACCAGCAGCAGGCCCGCCTCTGCGGATTTCATTCCCGCAGGCGCTGGCAATGATTCCAGGGGCCGTTCGAGCATGCTGCCGAGGCCTTCCGTCAATTCGCGGTAAACTATTTGCCCGGTAGCTCCCACGGGCTCCATATACATTCCTGTGATGGCTTCCCGATAGGCATCCTTCAGGCGGGCATCGTCCAGCGGCTCGAAATTCAGCCAGAGATCATACCCCCAGGGGATTGGATTCGGCGACGCCACAACGGCCCGGTTCGGTTCCGGCAAACACCTGGCGGTATCGGCCAGGTGCGGTTCCCGCGAATCGCTGGCCCCGGGCTTTGGGAGGACCTGGCCTGAAAACAGGAAAAAAAGGATCAGGAGGGTAAATACCGGAGGTGCCGGTCGGATGCTGGTAAACTTCATAATGGGTTGGGCTGTCAAATTCCGAAATTTAAGGAATTTTTGCTGCAATTATCCCGGAGTCTGCCAGGGGGGATTTATCCACCCAAAACAGGGTCGGCCCCTATTGAAAATTTTGCCCGCGGATTTGGGGAATTCAGATTATATACGGATTTTAACGGGCCCAAAAGCCAAATCGGGGATTCCCCCGGGAAAATAATCAAACACGCCCTGCACAAACAATGTACTGGATTGGATATGATATCGGGAGTTCTTCCGTAAAAGCTGCCCTGGTTTCCGACGCCGATGGTTCCGAAGTGGCCCGGGTCCAGTATCCCAAAAAGGAAATGCCCATTGACTCCCCCCAGCCCGGATGGGGCGAACAGGACCCGGACCTCTGGTGGGAGCAGGTGCGCCTCGCCACAGCAGAACTCCTGAAAATGCCCGGTATCGACCCCAAAGCAATCCGGGGCATCGGAATCTCCTACCAGATGCACGGTCTGGTGGTAGTAGATGCATCCCTGCGTCCGTTGCGCCCTTCGATCATCTGGTGCGACAGCCGCGCGGTGGGGGCCGGGGAAAAACTCCTGGACCTGGCAGGCGAGGAAGCCTGCAGGGAACGCCTGCTGAACGGCCCGGGGAATTTCACCCTGTCCAAACTGGTCTGGGTACGGGACAACCAACCCGACGTATTCAGTCAAATCCATAAAATCATGTTGCCTGGGGATTACATCGCCCTGCGATTCTCCGGGAACGCGACCACTACGGCATCGGGCCTGTCCGAAGGCATTATGTGGGACTTCCGGGACGACCAGCCGGCCGGATGGCTCCTGGAAAAAGCAGGGATTAGCCCGGATTTGCTGCCCGAGATCGTCCCAACTTTCGGCGTCCAGGCGACACTTAGCGAAGCCGGTGCCCGGGAAACCGGGCTGCCCGAGGGGATCCCCATCCTGTACCGGGCCGGGGACCAACCCAACAACGCCCTCTCCCTGGATGTTATGCAGCCCGGGGATGTAGCAGCCACCGGAGGCACGTCCGGGGTAGTCTACGCCGTGACAGATGCCACCCGGACCCGGGAGATGAACCGGGTCAACAATTTTGCCCATGTAAACCACACCCGGAAGGCCCCCCGAATCGGCAAACTCCTCTGTATCAACGGCACGGGCATCCAGTACAGCTGGATGCAGCAGCAAGTATCCCCAAATGCCAGCTACCCGGAGATGAACCAACTGGCCTCCGAAATTCCCGTTGGCTGCCAGGGCCTGCGCATTTACCCGTTCGGCAACGGCGCCGAGCGCATGCTGGGCAATGCCCGGGTGGGGGCGCGGATCCAGGGCCTGAATTTTAACACGCACACCCGGAGCCACCTGTACCGGGCCGCCCTGGAAGGCATTGCCTTCTCGTTTGTCTACGGTATGGAAATTATGGCCGCAGACGGGGTGGGCCTGGGCAGGATAAAAGCCGGGAACGACAACCTGTTCCGGGCCCGGACATTTGCTGAGACCATCGCGACGCTTACGGGCGCCACCATCCAAATGGTGGCCACTACCGGGGCAGTGGGGGCTGCGCGGGCTGCTGCAGTGGCCGCCGGGGCATTCGGCTCCATGTCCGAAGCCACGGCTACCGACAAGGTACAACTGGAATACGCCCCATTGGCTGGCACGGAGCCGTACCGGGAAGCTTATGCCGACTGGAAAAACGAACTGAATAACATCCTAAAACAACACAAACCATGATTACCACCGGAGACAAAGAATACTTCAAAAATATCGGGAAGATCCCATTCGAAGGCAAGGAGTCCGACAATCCCCTGGCCTTTAAATACTACGACGAAAACCAAAAAGTCGGCGACAAGACCATGAAGGAACACTTCCGGTTTGCGGTTTGCTACTGGCATACGTTCACCGGGCTCGGGGCCGATCCATTCGGGGCGCCCACCCAACAATTCCCATGGCTCGAAAATTCAGACCCCGTGCAGCAGGCCAAGGACAAAATGGACGCGGCCTTTGAGTTTATCACCAAGATTGGCGCGCCCTATTACTGTTTTCACGACTACGACCTGATCGCCGAGGGGCCCACCCTGGCCGAATCGGAACGTCGCCTGGACATCATCACGGACTACGCCCGGGAAAAGATGGACGCCTCCGGGGTAAAGTTGCTCTGGGGCACTGCCAATTGCTTCGGCAACCCGCGGTACATGAACGGGGCCGCCACGAACCCGGATTTCAAAGTACTGGCCGCAGCCGGGGCCCAGGTTAAAAACGCCCTGGACGCCACCATCAAACTGGATGGGGAAAATTACGTGTTCTGGGGGGGACGCGAAGGCTATATGTCCCTGCTCAATACGGACATGAAACGGGAACAGGACCACATGGCCAGGTTCCTGCATATGGCCCGCGACTATGCCCGGAAGCAGGGCTTTAAAGGGGTCTTCTTTATCGAGCCGAAGCCCATGGAGCCCACCAAACACCAGTACGATTTTGACTCAGCCACCGTCCTGGCCTTTTTGAGCAAGTACGACCTGCTGGACGACTTTAAGCTGAATATCGAAGTGAACCACGCCACCCTGGCGCAGCACACCTTTGAGCACGAATTGCAGGTGGCAGCGGACAACGGCCTGCTGGGCAGTATCGATGCCAATCGGGGCGATTACCAGAACGGCTGGGACACCGACCAGTTCCCGGTAGATGTGTACGAACTTACCCAGGCGATGCTCGTGATCCTCGAAGCCGGGGGCTTCCAGGGAGGAGGCGTGAATTTCGACGCCAAGATCCGCAGGAATTCCACAGACCTGGAAGACATCTTCTATGCCCACATCGGCGGGATGGATGCGTTTGCAAGGGCGCTGCTGGCCGCGCATGCGGTGCGGACCCAATCGGACTTCCTGAAAATGCGGAAGGATCGCTACGCGTCCTTTGACAGCGGGAAGGGTGCCGAATTCGAAGCGGGCAAACTGTCGCTGGAGGATCTCCACAAATTTGCAGGAGCGAACCAGGAGATCCCGCGGACGAGCGGCCGGCAGGAACTCTACGAAAACATTATCAACCAATTTATCTGAAAATCCCAGGGAAAGGGCTGCACCGGAGGTTTGGAGCCAATCAGTTTCCGGGCCTCAGGGCATGACATTCTCGGGGATTGCGCTGCGCAGTTTCCGCAGGGCCACCTGCCAAATACGCGGAAGAAGTGAAAGGGCCACGAGGGTCAACCCGGCAGTGGCCAGCACCCAGGTATGCGCCAGGGTTTCGGAAAAATTGAACAGCAACAGGATCATACCGCTTGAGAACGGCAGGGAACACGCCAGCAGGTTCACGGCAAAACCGTTGTCGAAAGTAGGCTGGGTGCGGGTTTCCGCCTTTTCCCGTTCCGACACCAGGTGCATGTGCGCATAGGGCCAGAAACTGCAGGAGCTTTGCGGAAAAACAATGACGAGCAATGCCAGGGCCGGGGTAAGGGCCGGCAACAGCAGCAACATCAATGACGAGAACAACAGGGCCAACCCGGATCGCCAACTCAGCAGTAAGGCGATCGTGCGCAGATCAGATAAACTCACGCGTACTGCCATCCCGATAAACAGCAACACCAGGGCTACCATCATCACACTGAAACGATTTATGGCAGCGGCTATAAAACCGGGCAGGCTTTCCAGATTCAGCCCTGCGATCAACAAAATAATGGCGGTGCCAATTACGAGGTTGATAGGTTCTCGCACCAATGAGAGGAAAAGTCCCCTCAACTTTTTTGCAACCGGGGCCTTCCGGTCGGTGGGACGTCCCCCCTGGTGGTACCAGTGCATGGCCAGCAGGTAGAGGAGGATCAGCCCGAAAAATTTGTTGCCCACATCCGCCAGGGCCGCCAGGGCAAGGCTCGATTCATCCATGTAGGCCATAATAAACGGGTAACAGGACAACCCGGGCGCCAAAGAGGGCAGCATCAGGGCCAGCGTCCGCCGCTGAGGAGCCCCGTGTCGGGGGGCAAATAGCGGGAGTGCGTACCGCACTGCCAGGAACATCGCCAGGTTAAAGGCCAGTGCCAGGCCCGGCAGGAGGAGCAGGCCGGGTTTGAGTTCCACTTTTAGTAGCGCCAGGAAGATGGTTGCCGGCAGGGCCACATTCAGGATGATCAGTTTGATGCCTTCCAATTGCTGCCGCCCGGCCAGGCGTTTCTGCAGCAACAGGCCGATGCCCACAATCAGCAGCAATTCCAAGGTCCGTTGTAGGGCTGGATCCATATCAGGCGGTTGCGTTGGGGCTATTAAACAAGGGTCTTCCGGACAGCATCCAGGAACAGGTCCATTTCTGCACGCGTACCCATACTCACCCGGCACCAATTCTGGTCCATAAACCGGAATGCCCGCACCCCTACATCCAATGCAGTCATCCTGCTGAGGAATTCACGCCCTTCCATCTCGATAGGGAAAATCATAAAACTCGTGTAGGAAGGAACCGGTTGGTGGCCGAGTTCCTGCAAGGTCTCGAATACATGTTTGCGCACCGAGGAATTCAGGGAGCGGCATTCGGCCAGGAATGCCTCGTCCGACATGCTGGCTGCGGCCGCGGCTATGGACGGGCCGGATATCCCCATCCCGCCTCGGGTAATCGCATTGATCCGTTCCAGGGTTTCGGGCAGGGCCACGGCATATCCCACCCGCAGGCCGGCCATCCCGTGGATTTTTGAAAAGGTGCGGGCTACGATCACATTCTTGCCCTTTGCCACCAGGGAAACCATGGATTGCCGTGCTTCCGGCTCCAAAAAGCCCAGGTAGGCCTCGTCGACAAAAACGGGAACCTGATCAGCGACCCGGTCGCAGAACTTGAGCAAAGCATCGGCCGGCGTGAGGGTTCCCGTAGGATTGTTCGGGTTACAGATATATACCAGGCGGGTCTGCTCGTCTATGGCTGCCTCCATGGCGTCCAGATCGTGCGACCAGTCGGTTTTCAACGGGACGGGCTTCCAGTCCGCCCCGCAGGCTTTGGCCACCTGGATCAGGGACATATAGGAAGGGTCGGCGGAGACCACGTTGCCGCCGTCCCGGAAGAAGACCATGGCGGTTTTCTCCAACAGGTCCGAAGACCCAGGGCCTGTAATGATATTTTCGGGTGTTACCCCTTCGAGTTCCGCAATGGAGTCAATCAGGCCCATGAGATCCCGCCAGGCGTAGCGGTTGCCGTTGGCCGCGGCAGCACCGAGTGCCTCCCGGGCTTTGGCCGACGGGCCGTAGGGGTTTTCGTTGGCATTCAACTTGGCTGCCAGGGCAGTTGGGCGAGGCGCTTTGGGCAGGTATTCCCGGAAGAACGGACTGTAAAGGGCTTCCCCGGCCGGGTTTATCTGCAGTGGGGCGCGGGGCGTTTCACAGAGACCGGAGACCGGGATCATCCCGATCCCACCGGCCGTAAGAACAGTGGTGCGCATCCAGTCCCGGCGGTTGAAGGTACGTGGTTTCATGAGGTTGTGATTAGCGGTTTTGACAGGGTTTTGGTTCGTGCTGATAGGTTAAGTTCCATAAAAATCCGGGGGCCGGCGAAAATTCCTTTCATTTTTACGGGGTTCGGGAAGCGGGCTGCCCGAATTTGTCAAACTGGTAATTTTAGGGGGGTAAAATTCCGCGGTTGGGAATTTGGGCCATCGCCGTTCAGGAGCCTTTGGCCCGGGGCCTCCCCGGTTCGCTTTCCGGCTGGCTTTCCGGTTGGCTTTTCCCTTCGCTTTTTGCCAACGCGTCCTCTTGCTGCCGGAGCGAGAGGCGTTTGGCAGCCGTCTTCATATCTGCATAGCGGGGGTCCGGTATGTAACCCTGCTTCTCCATCCGGAGCACCTCGAGGCTCAGGAACCCGAATTCACTCACCACCTTGCCATAGGAGCGGTAGATGCCCCGGCCCCGGAAGCGGTACCTGGCCGCCACCGGCGGGAACAGCACCGTGTCGAACACCTCCCCGTACAGGTCTATAAAAGTGGCAAAGTGCATGCGCTTCCCGTTGTGGGTCTTTGTGTTCTTGACCGTCACCAAATACCCGTAGATGTCGATATACCGCCCCATGTATTCCGGGAAATGCCTGCAGCCGTTCCGGTTGGCCGGCGGCTCCTCCAGCAGGTCAAAGGGGCTGCAGAGACAGAAGCCCAGCAATTCCATCTGGGTAAAGGCGGTTTCCAGTTCCGTGCCGTGCAGGCTGGGGATGCGGAACTTTGTCTGCTGGGGCGGAAACAGGCGCGGGTGGTCCGCAACGCCTCCCCTGGAAAGCAGCAGGTGCGCCTTCCATAGCAACCGGTGCTTCTCGGCCCCTGTACTGCGGAAGGCGTCGATACGGACCAGGATGCTGAGTTGCTCGATGGAAATAGGGACCCGGTCCAGGAAATCTTCCAGGTCCGAAAATGCCCCCCCGAGCTGCCGCTGCCTGACAATCCGGTCCATGACCCGGCCCTCCAGTTCCCGCAGGTACATGAGCCCCAGGTAAATGTCGGCCCCTTCGATCCGGTTGGCCACCCCGGAGCGGTTGATACAGGGCGGGTGGACCCGGGCCCCGAGCATCCGCGCCTCGTGTACATAGCATTCCGGCCGGTAGAAGCCACCCCCGTTGTTGAGTACCGCCACCAGGTACTCCAGGGGGAAATACGCCCGCAAGAACAAACTCTGGTAACTCTCCACCGCATAGGAGGCCGAATGCCCCTTGGCAAAGGCATAGCCGGCAAAACTGGCCACCTGCTCCCAGATTTCCGAGATCAGGGATTCGGCGTACCCCTTCCTGCGGCAATTGGCTACAAACGCCGCTTTGACGCGCTCAAACTCCTCGCGCGAGCGGAATTTCCCGCTCATGCCCCGGCGGAGCACATCGGCCTCGCCCAGGCTGAGCCCGGCAAAGTAGTGGGCCACCTTGATCACGTCCTCCTGGTAGACCATCACCCCGTAGGTGTCCGGCATGATGTCCAGCAAAACCGGGTGGGCCTGTTTCACCCGCTCCGGATCCCGGTGGCGCAGGATGTATTCCCGCATCATCCCGCTTTTGGAAACCCCGGGCCGGATGATGGAACTCGCCGCCACCAGCCCCAGGTAGTTGTCCACCTCCAGCTTTTTGAGCAACATGCGCATGGCCGGGGACTCCACGTAAAAGCACCCCATGCACTGGGCAGACCGGATCAGCTCATTGACCGCGGGGTCTTCCTTGATTTTGCGGATATCGTGGATATCCACCCCCCGGGTTGCCTCCGGCTGGTTCTGCCGTGCAATCTCCAGGGCTTCCTTAATCTTGGCCAGGCCGCGCTGGGCCAGGATGTCGAATTTGTAGAGGCCCGCATCTTCGGCAATGACCATGTCGAACTGGGTGGTGGCAAAGCCCTTGGGCGGCAGGTGGGTGGCGGAAAACCAGTGGATCGGCTTCCCTGCGATCAGGATGCCCCCTGCGTGGACGCTCAGGTAATTGGGCATCCCCCGGATCAGCTGTCCGTAGCGAAGCACGAGCCGGGCCACCCCGTCCAGGCGGGAAGACTCGTACGACCCGTCGCAGAGCTGATCGATCTCCGCCTTGGGCAGCCCGAATACCTTCCCGAGTTCACGGATAATCCCCCGTTCCCGGAAAGTCACGTACGTCCCCAGCAGGGCCACGTGCTGAAAGCGGTCAAAGATATACCGGGTAATCGCTTCCCGGTCCCTCCAGGAAAAGTCGATATCGAAATCCGGGGGGTTTGTGCGGAACAGGTTGATGAACCGTTCAAAATACAGGTCCAGCTCAATGGGGTCCACATCCGTGATGCGCAGCAGGTAGGCGACGATGCTGTTGGCCCCGCTCCCCCGCCCCACGTAGAAAAACCCCCGGCGGCGGGCTTCGCTGACAATGTCCCAGTTGATCAGGAAATAGGAGACAAACCCCTTGGCCCGGATCAGTTCGAGCTCCTTGGCCAGCCGCTTTCGGATCTGCGGGCCGGGGGCGCTGTACCGGTAAGGCATGCCCTCCTCGCAGAGCCGCTCCAGCAACGCCTCGTCCTCCTCCCGGCTGCCCGTGTAGGTGTCCAGGTTCTGGGGCTGGCGGTTTTCCGAGAAATCGAAGTGGATGCTGCAGCCTTCCATCAGCGCCCGGGTATTCTCCAGGATAAAGGCGTACTCGGCAAATACCTCGGCCAGGTTGGGCAACGCATACATACAGTCTTCCGGATGGGCCTGTTCGGACTCCGGCAGCTTGCTCAGCAGCGCGTTGTTGTCGATGGCCCGGAGCAGCCGGTGCGCGTTAAAATCCCGTTTGT
This genomic window from Robiginitalea biformata HTCC2501 contains:
- a CDS encoding SDR family NAD(P)-dependent oxidoreductase; this translates as MKQKIVIVTGATSGLGYATAKKFCQAGHICYVLGRNPEKTRKTCKELGPQARELVLDLSRLEDIPGAVRQVQEAAGRIDVLVNNAGINMKKPLLEVSDAEFNQILQTNLHSVFSISREAGKVMKEQGQGNIVNISSMAAQYGLPYVVAYSASKTAIEGLTRAMAVELAPMGIRVNCVAPGFIKTPMTAKALDSDPPRKDRVFARTPMGEMGLPEDIADTVFYLASEEARFITGVVLPVDGGNSIGF
- a CDS encoding alpha-glucuronidase family glycosyl hydrolase, whose amino-acid sequence is MKFTSIRPAPPVFTLLILFFLFSGQVLPKPGASDSREPHLADTARCLPEPNRAVVASPNPIPWGYDLWLNFEPLDDARLKDAYREAITGMYMEPVGATGQIVYRELTEGLGSMLERPLESLPAPAGMKSAEAGLLLVATWDRLPRFIREIMDRPEIPAEGFLIRQVRAGEKKHLVLTSADDAGLLYGAYRLLRLVQTHQPLDGIDLLDAPKTKLRMLNHWDNLDRTVERGYAGFSIFNWHTLPELRDPRYADYARANASVGINATAVTNVNSNALVLTAPYIRKAKALADIFRPYGIRLYLTARFSAPMEIGGLETADPLDPRVIAWWAAKAGELYAEIPDFGGFLVKANSEGQPGPQNYGRSHREGANMLADALAPYGGNVIWRAFVYSEEDPDDRAKQAYTEFAPEDGKFRENVLLQVKNGPIDFQPREPVHPLFGAMPETPMLAEFQITKEYLGFATHLVYLPRLFEEVLQTDTYREGPGSTVARVVDGSLHDKPLSGMAGVANIGTDINWTGHPFGQADWYGFGRLAWDPNLDSGDIAEEWIRATFGNNPVVVSRVQALMMRSREAVVNYMTPLGLHHIFDSSHHYGPGPWVDEHSRPEWNPVYYHQADSLGIGFDRTSTGSNAVAQYAPELAERYGDPATCPEEFLLWFHHLPWDYKLRDGHTLWEGLGLKYQEGIDTVSGMLSDWQGLKGLLPDAAYRDVEMRLGIQLQEARWWKDACMLYFQTFSGREFPEGMEPPAHPLNYYKNLKFPYAPGIRPQWD
- a CDS encoding xylulokinase, whose protein sequence is MYWIGYDIGSSSVKAALVSDADGSEVARVQYPKKEMPIDSPQPGWGEQDPDLWWEQVRLATAELLKMPGIDPKAIRGIGISYQMHGLVVVDASLRPLRPSIIWCDSRAVGAGEKLLDLAGEEACRERLLNGPGNFTLSKLVWVRDNQPDVFSQIHKIMLPGDYIALRFSGNATTTASGLSEGIMWDFRDDQPAGWLLEKAGISPDLLPEIVPTFGVQATLSEAGARETGLPEGIPILYRAGDQPNNALSLDVMQPGDVAATGGTSGVVYAVTDATRTREMNRVNNFAHVNHTRKAPRIGKLLCINGTGIQYSWMQQQVSPNASYPEMNQLASEIPVGCQGLRIYPFGNGAERMLGNARVGARIQGLNFNTHTRSHLYRAALEGIAFSFVYGMEIMAADGVGLGRIKAGNDNLFRARTFAETIATLTGATIQMVATTGAVGAARAAAVAAGAFGSMSEATATDKVQLEYAPLAGTEPYREAYADWKNELNNILKQHKP
- the xylA gene encoding xylose isomerase, which translates into the protein MITTGDKEYFKNIGKIPFEGKESDNPLAFKYYDENQKVGDKTMKEHFRFAVCYWHTFTGLGADPFGAPTQQFPWLENSDPVQQAKDKMDAAFEFITKIGAPYYCFHDYDLIAEGPTLAESERRLDIITDYAREKMDASGVKLLWGTANCFGNPRYMNGAATNPDFKVLAAAGAQVKNALDATIKLDGENYVFWGGREGYMSLLNTDMKREQDHMARFLHMARDYARKQGFKGVFFIEPKPMEPTKHQYDFDSATVLAFLSKYDLLDDFKLNIEVNHATLAQHTFEHELQVAADNGLLGSIDANRGDYQNGWDTDQFPVDVYELTQAMLVILEAGGFQGGGVNFDAKIRRNSTDLEDIFYAHIGGMDAFARALLAAHAVRTQSDFLKMRKDRYASFDSGKGAEFEAGKLSLEDLHKFAGANQEIPRTSGRQELYENIINQFI
- a CDS encoding AEC family transporter produces the protein MDPALQRTLELLLIVGIGLLLQKRLAGRQQLEGIKLIILNVALPATIFLALLKVELKPGLLLLPGLALAFNLAMFLAVRYALPLFAPRHGAPQRRTLALMLPSLAPGLSCYPFIMAYMDESSLALAALADVGNKFFGLILLYLLAMHWYHQGGRPTDRKAPVAKKLRGLFLSLVREPINLVIGTAIILLIAGLNLESLPGFIAAAINRFSVMMVALVLLFIGMAVRVSLSDLRTIALLLSWRSGLALLFSSLMLLLLPALTPALALLVIVFPQSSCSFWPYAHMHLVSEREKAETRTQPTFDNGFAVNLLACSLPFSSGMILLLFNFSETLAHTWVLATAGLTLVALSLLPRIWQVALRKLRSAIPENVMP
- a CDS encoding pyridoxal phosphate-dependent aminotransferase — translated: MKPRTFNRRDWMRTTVLTAGGIGMIPVSGLCETPRAPLQINPAGEALYSPFFREYLPKAPRPTALAAKLNANENPYGPSAKAREALGAAAANGNRYAWRDLMGLIDSIAELEGVTPENIITGPGSSDLLEKTAMVFFRDGGNVVSADPSYMSLIQVAKACGADWKPVPLKTDWSHDLDAMEAAIDEQTRLVYICNPNNPTGTLTPADALLKFCDRVADQVPVFVDEAYLGFLEPEARQSMVSLVAKGKNVIVARTFSKIHGMAGLRVGYAVALPETLERINAITRGGMGISGPSIAAAAASMSDEAFLAECRSLNSSVRKHVFETLQELGHQPVPSYTSFMIFPIEMEGREFLSRMTALDVGVRAFRFMDQNWCRVSMGTRAEMDLFLDAVRKTLV
- a CDS encoding DNA polymerase III subunit alpha, with amino-acid sequence MYLNCHTYYSLRYGTFSEVDLLELARENGVSCLALTDINNTSAGLNFVRRAPEFGVRPLLGIDFRNGVESCFVGLAKNNRGYMELNAFLSDHLHGKHPLPERAPAFSDAVVIYPFERVLLAELGDFAPHEYIGISVRDLRRLPFSHLVERRDRLVVLQPVTFRNKRDFNAHRLLRAIDNNALLSKLPESEQAHPEDCMYALPNLAEVFAEYAFILENTRALMEGCSIHFDFSENRQPQNLDTYTGSREEDEALLERLCEEGMPYRYSAPGPQIRKRLAKELELIRAKGFVSYFLINWDIVSEARRRGFFYVGRGSGANSIVAYLLRITDVDPIELDLYFERFINLFRTNPPDFDIDFSWRDREAITRYIFDRFQHVALLGTYVTFRERGIIRELGKVFGLPKAEIDQLCDGSYESSRLDGVARLVLRYGQLIRGMPNYLSVHAGGILIAGKPIHWFSATHLPPKGFATTQFDMVIAEDAGLYKFDILAQRGLAKIKEALEIARQNQPEATRGVDIHDIRKIKEDPAVNELIRSAQCMGCFYVESPAMRMLLKKLEVDNYLGLVAASSIIRPGVSKSGMMREYILRHRDPERVKQAHPVLLDIMPDTYGVMVYQEDVIKVAHYFAGLSLGEADVLRRGMSGKFRSREEFERVKAAFVANCRRKGYAESLISEIWEQVASFAGYAFAKGHSASYAVESYQSLFLRAYFPLEYLVAVLNNGGGFYRPECYVHEARMLGARVHPPCINRSGVANRIEGADIYLGLMYLRELEGRVMDRIVRQRQLGGAFSDLEDFLDRVPISIEQLSILVRIDAFRSTGAEKHRLLWKAHLLLSRGGVADHPRLFPPQQTKFRIPSLHGTELETAFTQMELLGFCLCSPFDLLEEPPANRNGCRHFPEYMGRYIDIYGYLVTVKNTKTHNGKRMHFATFIDLYGEVFDTVLFPPVAARYRFRGRGIYRSYGKVVSEFGFLSLEVLRMEKQGYIPDPRYADMKTAAKRLSLRQQEDALAKSEGKSQPESQPESEPGRPRAKGS